CAGAACTTGCTCAAGAGCAAGAATAACTGATACGTCAAAAAGGCCAGAGTGCACGGTTGTCCCATTAAAAATATTTTGCTCAACTTAACCACAAACGTTCAGTTTTGAGGCGAGGTTGGGCGGAAATTTGATGAGAAAACGCANNNNNNNNNNNNNAGTATTTCGAAGAAAATTTCCGCCCAAGATCGACCAAAAATGGACGTTTCCTGATTTAATGGGACAGCCCTGGGCCAGAGTGTCTCTGCTCTGGCCTTGTCTTTTCAAACACGATACAATGCCCAAAAATTCAAAAGGCTGACCATGAGCACGTACCGCATACTCGATTACCCTGATCCTCGCTTAAAGACCGTTGCACAGAAAGTGGATGATATCAACGCGCCACATGTGCAAGAGATGATCCACAACATGCTGGAAACACTAGAAAACACGGATCATTGTGGTGGACTTGCTGCGACGCAGCTGGACATTGAAAAGCCTTTGCGTATTTTCGTCTATTACGACTACGAAAACGATGACCCATCAAACCAAGTCGCCCGCGTCATTGTAAACCCCGAAATCGTGAAGACCGAAGGCGAAGTTAACGAACAAGAAGGCTGCATGTCGGTCTACCCAGATCACATCCACGCTGCGGTCAAGCGCCCTGCGCTGACCACCATGAAAGCGCTGAACGAAAAAGGCGAAACCATCGAGCTGGCACGCGGCGGGTATTTAGCCAAACTTTTTATTCACGAAGTGGACCACCTTGAAGGCAAAGTCTATATCGATCATCTAAAGCCTTTAAAGCGTGCCATGCTGGATAAAAAGATCGCCAAGCTGCGCAAAAATCTCGCGAGCAACAGCTGTGGCGATGCGCACTGCCATCACGATCATTAGAGCTCGTCTCGACAATCCGGGGGTAATAAACCCGGGTTTTCAATGCTTCGCATTTCAAACCAGGCTAGGTTCGTTCTACTTTTGCTGGTGCATGCAGCCTGGATTGAACACCGAAGGTGTGATAATCCGGGTTTGATTTCCCCCGGGTTATCGCTTCGCTCAACCCAGGCTACGACTGCGTTTTGAATTTCGGATCAAAGCCCCAACATCAAACGTGCAGGATCTTCCAATAATTTTTTCAACTCAACCAAGAAGCTTACCGAGGTTTTACCATCGACGATACGATGATCATACGACAAAGCAATGTACATCATCGGACGAATCACCACTTCACCATTTTCAGCCACAGGGCGCTCTTGAATGGCATGCATGCCAAGAATGGCGCTTTGCGGCGGATTGATGATCGGTGTTGATAACAATGAACCAAAGACGCCACCGTTGGTGATGGTAAAGTTACCGCCGGTCATATCTTCCAAAGCCAACTTGCCGTCACGTGCGCGGCCGGCAAATTCGGCAATCTGGTTTTCCATGTCGGCCATCGAAAGCTGATCAACATTTCGCAAGACAGGCACAACCAAACCGCGCTCAGTGGATACGGCAATACCGATATCATAATAACCGTGGTACACAATGTCATCGCCATCAATCGAAGCGTTAACATCCGGGAATTTTTTCAAGGCTTCTACCACAGCTTTAGTAAAGAACGACATAAAGCCTAATTTAGCGCCTTGTGTTTTTTGGAACTCTTCTTTGTATTTCGCGCGAAGATCCATCACCGGCTTCATATTGACTTCGTTGAATGTGGTCAACATCGCCGTTTCATTCGTCGCAGACAATAAGCGTTCAGCAATGCGTTTGCGCAAACGCGACATCGGCACACGTTCTTCAATACGTTCAACGTCAACCGCGACCGACGCTTTGCCTTGCAAGCTGGCAGGATCAACACCCTTCTCCGCGGCCATACGACGCACAGACGGTGAAGCTGTGTTATCAGCGGCTGAGTGCCCAGACTTAGCGGGTGCGGCTTTTGCTTCAGCCGGTTTTTCCGCTTTTTTAGGCGCTGCTTCGGCCTTCGGCGCATCGTCAGTTTTTTCAGGGCTCGCTGCAAGCTCGCCGGCTTCAAATTCACCCAAGACCATATCCGCTGTAACGGTCGCACCCTCTTCTTGCGCGATAGATTTCAACACACCATTGGCAGGCGCAGGCACTTCCATCACCACTTTATCGGTTTCTAAGTCAACAATCGTTTCACCCTCTGCGATCGATTCGCCAGGTTTAATGTGCCAAGTCGCGACGACCGCGTCAGCGACCGATTCAGGCAAGCCAGGAACTTTGATTTGTACAGACATCGTTATAATCCTCTGAATTTAGTGTTTTGAATTAAAATTTGAATTTAAAGCTTGATCGACCAGCGCAGCTTGTTCTTCTTTGTGCTTATAAGCGTAACCGACCGCCGGTGCTGCAGACGCTTCGCGGCCTGCATAATGCAAGCTTTGGCCTTCATGCAGACAGGCTGTTAGGTTATGGTGCGTTTGATACCATGGCCCTTGGTTTTGTGGCTCTTCTTGGCACCACACCACCGTTTTCGCATTCGCATAACGCATTAACTCGGCTTTAAGCTCATCACGTGGGAATGGATAAAGCTGCTCGATACGCACGATCGCCACATCCTCACGCTTATCATCGCGACGTTGTTGCAACAAGTCATAATAGACTTTACCACTACACACAATCACACGCTTGACACTTTTTTCTTTCAGTTCATCGATTTCATGAATCACCAAGTGGAAGTGCCCATGTGATAAATCGTCTAAGCTTGAAACAGCAAGCTTATGGCGCAACAAACTTTTCGGTGTCATGACGATCAAAGGCTTACGCGCTGGGCGCAACATTTGACGACGCAACATGTGAAACACTTGAGCTGGCGTGGTAGGCACACAGACTTGCATATTATGCTGTGCGCACAATTGTAAATAACGCTCTAAACGCGCAGAGGAATGCTCGGGGCCCATGCCTTCATAACCGTGCGGCAGCAACATCACCAGCGCACACACGCGGTCCCACTTCTGCTCGCCTGAGCTAATGAATTGGTCGATAACCATTTGAGCACCATTGGCGAAATCACCAAATTGTGCTTCCCATAACACTAAATATTTAGGGTCAGAGGCTGCGTAACCGTATTCAAAAGCTAACACTGCTTCTTCACTCAGAATTGAATTAAAGACTTCGAACTCGGCTTGAGAGTCGTCGACATGGCACAAAGGCGTGTAGACTTCACCGGTTTTTGCATCATGCAGTTCCGCGTGGCGATGCGCAAACGTGCCGCGACCAGAATCTTCACCGCTTAAACGCACATGATAGGTCTCGGTGACCAAAGAGGCATACGCCAAGGTTTCAGCGTAACCCCAATTCATAGGAATATTACCTGCGGTCATTTCATCGCGCTCGGCCAATAATTTCTGAACTTGCGGATGCACATTGAACCCTTCAGGCACGCTCGTGATACGCTGACCCAGCTTGACCAATGTGTCTTTCGGTACAGCAGTTTCCACGGTATCACGCAGTGATTTATTCACATACTTTGACCAATTAACCGTACGCTGCTTAGTGGATTCTTGTTCATCGATTTTCACCGTTTGACCACCTTGATCCATGATCGCTTTATAATCCGTTTGCATAGCTTTCATATCATCGCTAGCAATAATATTTTTAGCCACCAAGTGCTTAGCGTAAACCGTCGCTGTTACCGGGTGCTTTTTCACAACCGCATACATCTCCGGCTGCGTGATCGAAGGATCATCCGCTTCGTTATGACCTAGGCGACGGTAACAGACCAAATCAATCATCACGTCTTTTTTAAACTGACGTTGATAGGCAAAAGCCAGCTTCATAACACGACAAGCCGCTTCAGGATCATCACCATTTACATGGAAAATGGGCATATCGACCGTTTTAGCGACATCAGAGCAATAGTGCGATGAACGCGTGTCCCTCGGATCGCTGGTGGTAAAACCCACCTGGTTATTAATCACGATATGCACTGAACCACCAATGCCATAACCACGAAGTTGTGACATATTGATGGTTTCAAACACCACGCCTTGGCCAGCGACAGCCGAGTCGCCGTGAATCATCACAGCTAAATGTTTTTCACGTGCCGTGTCTTTATTGCGAAACTGTTTCGCGCGCACAGCACCTTGCACCACCGGTGCAACAATTTCCAAGTGTGAAGGGTTAAACGCGAGCGCGACATGTATCGGCTTGCCACCTACCACAACATCGGAGGAGTAACCCATATGATATTTCACATCGCCCGTCTTATCCGAACCGATATTTTTACCTTCGAATTCATCAAACAAGTGTTGCGATGATTTACCCAGAATGTTCACCAAAACGTTTAAACGGCCACGGTGTGCCATGCCAATGACCACGCCGTCCAAGGTTGAGCGAGCTCCATCGTGCAGCAACTGATTCAACAAGGGAATTAAGGTATCGCCCCCTTCCAATGAAAAACGTTTTTGGCCGACATATTTCAACGCCAGGTATTTTTCCAAGCCATCAGCTGCGACCAAGTCTTTCAAAATGCGTTTTTGCTCATCCGCAGTAAAAGCCTGCGGGGATTGCTCGAGTTGTTCGCGCAACCAATAACGCTCATCGTTATTGCTGATGTGCTCGTACTCCACACCCACTGAGCCGCAATAAATTGCCTCTAGCGTTTCAATCAAGCTTTTTAAAGTGCTTTCTTTACCGACAACAAAATGCGCTGCAAAAAATGTTTTTGATAAATCAGCGGAGCTTAAGCCATGCGTTTCTAGCGTTAAGGAAGGATGCTCATACGGTGTTTGCAAACCCAATGGGTCAAGCTTAGCTTTCAAATGACCAAAAGCCCTATAGGATTCGATCAAATGCATCACAGCGATTTCTTTTTCAACATCACCGCCGGCAACACTGGCGCGTGGCTTAGGCTTATAGTATTTAAACGTATGGCGAAGCGAATCCATAGACACATCTTTGGGCTTACCATCGGCCAACAAGCCTTCGAAGTATCCACGCCACTCTTCACTCAAAGACTCTGGGTTATGCAAAAAATCTTCGTATAAACCCTCAAGGTAGGTGATATTATCGCCTTCTAGGTAACTATTTTTTCGCTCAGTTTCAAAATCTAAAGCGCTCATTAATTATTATTCTCCAAATTTATTACGTACGTTCCGTAATACCTTCTTTCAACATCGCCGATTTGATTTTACCAATCGCGCGCGTCGGGTTTAAGCCTTTCGGGCAAACATGCACACAGTTCATAATGCCGCGGCAACGGAAGACGCTGAATGGATCGCTTAAATTTTCTAAGCGTTTTGTTGTGGCGTTATCACGCGAATCCGCCAAGAAACGGTAAGCTTGCAACAAGCCTGATGGGCCCACGAATTTATCGGGGTTCCACCAGAACGATGGGCATGAGGCTGAGCAGCAGGCACACAAAATACACTCATACAAACCGTCAAGCTTCGCGCGGTCTTCAGGCGATTGCAGGCGCTCTTTCGCCGGCAAAGGCGCATCATTTTGCAAATACGGCTCGATGCGGTGATATTGACGATAAAATTCATCCATATCCACGACCAAGTCGCGAATCACAGGAAAGCCTGGTAATGGACGCACCACAACGGGCTCTTTAAGCTTCGACAGCGGTGTAATACAAGCCAAACCGTTTTTGCCGTTGATATTCATGCCGTCTGAGCCACACACCCCTTCGCGACAAGAGCGACGTAACGACAAAGTTTGATCTTGCTCTTTGATCATCTCGATAGCCGTCAACAGCATCATATCGCTACCCTTCGGGATATCGAGCTCGTAATCTTGCATGTGCGGTTCTTGATCGGTTTCTGGATTGTAGCGATAAATTCTAAATTTCATAACGTCATCCTATTAATACACGCGCTCTTTTGGCGGGAATGGTTCAACTTTGTGTGGCTTGAAGTTCACTTCACGGTAGCTGATCTTATGATCAAGCACGTGATACACCGTGTGCTTCATCCAATTTTCATCATCACGTTTCGGATAATCTTCACGGCTGTGCGCACCACGACTTTCGGTACGGTTAAGCGCAGACTTCGCTGTGCACAACGCGGTGGCCATCAAGTTATCCATCTCCAAGGCTTCCATACGCGCAGCGTTGAATGACTTGGACTTATCCTGCAGATGCGCCGTTTCCAAACGCTTAGACAAGTCGAGCATTTTTTCCCAGCCTTCTTCAAGGCTAGCTTGCTCACGGAACACGCCAAAGTGATATTGCATGACACTTTGCATTTCTTTGCGCAACTCGTGGAAATCTTCGCCACCTTTTGAATTTTCCCAACGCATGTAACGCGCCATTGATGCGTCAATAATGCTTTCAGAAACATCCGGTGCTGCGCCAGTTTGACCCAAGCTCTCTTCAATATGAATACCGGCTGCACGACCAAAGACCACCAGGTCAAGCAAGGAGTTACTACCCAAACGGTTAGAGCCATGCACAGACACACAAGCACATTCACCCACAGCATACAAACCATTCACGACGGCATCTTTACCCGTATTGGATTGCAACACCTGGCCATGAATATTGGTTGGAATACCGCCCATGATATAGTGACACGTTGGCACCACAGGAATCGGCTCTTTGATCGGATCGACTTGCGCAAACGTCATTGCCAAATCGCGAATACCCGGCAAGCGCTCTTTAATAATGTCTTCACCTAAATGCGTTAAGTTTAATTTAGCGCATTGAACACCATTGATTTCAAAACCACGGCCCTCACGAAGCTCAATAGCTATCGCGCGAGACACGACGTCGCGTGACGCCAAATCTTTCGCATGCGGGGCATAACGCTCCATGAAACGCTCGCCATCTTTATTGATGAGGTAACCACCCTCACCACGGCAACCTTCAGTCACCAACACGCCCGCACCTGCGATACCCGTTGGGTGAAATTGCCAGAATTCCATATCTTGCAAGGGCAAGCCCGCACGCAGCGCCATACCAAAGCCGTCACCCGTGTTAATGTGCGCATTCGTGGTGGATTCAAAAATACGGCCCGCACCACCTGTGGCAAACACGGTCGCGCGCGCGCGAAACATGGCCAACTCGCCCGTTTCGATACACATCGCCATGACACCGGCAATAGAGCCATCATCCAATTTCAATAAATCCAATGCGTACCATTCATTAAAAAAGTGTGTATTGGCTTTAATGTTTTGCTGATACAAGGTGTGTAAAAGAGCATGGCCTGTACGGTCAGCGGCTGCGCAGGTTCGGTGTGCTATACCTTCGCCGTAATTGACTGTCTGACCACCAAAGGCACGTTGGTAAATTTTACCGTTTTTCATGCGTGAAAAGGGCATACCCATATGTTCAAGCTCGATAATCGCCTCAGGTGCGTGTTCACACATGTATTCACAAGCATCTTGATCCGCCAAGTAGTCACTGCCCTTGACCGTGTCATACATGTGCCAACGCCAATCATCTTTATGATCGTTACCCAAAGCCGCCGCAATACCGCCTTGCGCAGACACGGTGTGCGAGCGTGTTGGAAACACTTTAGAGATAACGCCGACTTTTAAACCGGAGCTCGCCATTTGCAGCGCCGCGCGCATACCTGCACCGCCGGCGCCGACAATAATGGCATCGAAATCATAGCTTGCAAACATCAATACTTCCCCAACTCAATTAAAACGACCAGACCATAGGAATATGCCAAACGACTTGAATACCCCAGATCAAATAAAACACCAACGCTAATAATACGATGACTTCGAGCACTTTACGTAACCACAATACCTTCACGTAATCCGTGAAAATGGTCCAAAGACCAATCCAGGCGTGCCACATTAAACACACTAAGAAAATAATGGTGGCGGACTGCACCCAAAATACATGAAACAAATGGCGCCATACACCATACGTTAAGTGCGGGTGTGACGCCAAATATGCGAACATCAAAATGATGTATAACGCCATGTAGACCGCTGTGAGTCTTTGCGCTATCCATTCACGTAAACCTTTTGTACCACTCATACTATCGCCCTTACCAAATCACGTTGTCAAAACCGATCAGGATGTAAATCCCAAGAAAAATAATCACCGCCCAGGTGAACACCATCACAAACCATGCGCCTAAGCGACCACCACGCAGTGTGTCACCAATGTGGCAATCCATGAGTAAGTGACGAATACCCGCCACTAAGTGGTAAAACAAGGCTGACATAAACACCCAAACCACAAAGCGCAAAATAAAATAACTCATGTAGTGAGATAAAACAGCGAAGTGTTGCTCGGAGGATAAGGAATACCACAACAGCCACAATACATAGGGAATAAACAAAAACAACAAAAGCCCTGTGGCACGGTGCAAGATGGATGTCATTGCCGTGATCGGGAACTTCATACTGATAATATTTAAGTTAACGGGTCGATTTTTACTCACGATTACCTCTCGACGTTTAAATATGCGCGCAAGTATTATATACAGACGACGCGAACATGCAAACTCTAGCATCCTGACAAAGCCATTGAAAAGCAAAGATAATCCCATCACCGGATGCCAAATTTTGCTTGAGCCATTGTTCTGGAAAGTTGGCCAATTTTTGTGTTACTCTACGGCCGCTATGGTTGACTTAATGGCGTGCTTCGCGCCCTCGCACGTCGCCGTGAAGAAAATCCTAATCCCAGCCCCAAAGGCGTCTAAATAATAAACAAACTTAAGTCGCAAATTAGAGCGCACCCTAGACAAGCTTGATTAAAATGGTTATTTTTCAGCGACTCGTGGGCAAACTTGCGCTACAATATGCCCCATATAATTTTGGATAACAACGGAGCCAGTATGTCGACAGATAAAGCCACACTGAGGTTTAATGACAACACCATCGAACTAGCCGTGCAAACTCCCACATTGGGCAAGCAAGTCGCTGATATCTCAGCCTTAGGTAAATCAGGGCTGTACACCTTTGACCCAGGCTTTATGTCCACAGCCTCTTGCGAATCCAAAATCACCTACATCGACGGCGAAGCCGGCCAGTTGCTTTATCGCGGCTACCCTATCGAGCAGCTTGCTGAACAGTCCACCTTCATGGAAGTCTGTTATTTGCTGCTACACAGTGAACTGCCAAGTGCTTCTGAACTCTCAGCTTTTGAAGAAGCCATTAAATCACACACGGCAATTGAACCCGTCGTGGAAAGCGTCATTAAAGCGTTTGCACAAGATGCGCACCCCATGGCGATGATGATGGCCGCCAGCAGTGCCTTGGCCGCCCTCTACCCCATCGACATCAGTGATGAAAAAGCCCGCATTGAAACTGTCATGCGCCTGATTGCACAAGCACCGGTGATGGTGGCCCTTTGCAAACGTCACAATGCCGGCGAAGCATTTTTAGCGCCGCGCAGAGATTTAAGCTACAGCGAAAACTTCCTCTACATGCTCAATGCTGAAAAAGAAGGTGACGCGCCCAATGCGACAATCGCCAAAGCCCTCGACAGAATTTTCGTTCTACATGCCGATCACGAGCAAAACGCCTCAACATCGACTGTACGCTTGGTCGGCTCGACTGACACACAAGCCTGTGCAGCCTATGCCGCAGGCATCGGTGCTTTATGGGGACCATCACACGGTGGTGCTAACGAAGCGGCATTAAACATGCTGATTGAAATCGGTGATGAAGAAAACATCGAGAAATATATTGCCAAAGCGAAAGATAAAAGCGACCCCTTCAAACTCATGGGCTTTGGGCACCGTGTGTATAAAAACTTCGACCCACGCGCCAAAATCATGCGTGAAACTTGCCATGAAGTGCTAGACGAAGTGGGGGTTAAAGACTCACCGCTATTCAAAGTGGCCATGAAACTTCAAGATATCGCTCTAGAAGACGAATACTTTGTATCACGCAAACTTTACCCGAACGTGGATTTCTACTCTGGTATCACACAGCGCGCTATCGGCATCCCAAGCAATCTTTTCACGAATATTTTCGTGTTGGGCCGCACGCCAGGTTGGATGTCGCACTGGCATGAAATGCTGTCTGCGCCGTATAAAATTGGCCGCCCACGCCAGCTTTACACAGGTAGCGACAAGCGTAACTACGTCGACTTGTCGTCACGCTAAAAACTTAAGCCCATAAAAAAGCCCGTCAATGACGGGCTTTTTTATATCTGCTGATTCTATTAAGAAAGCGTATTTTTGCCTGCAGCAGAACCACCGCCAAACATAAACACCACACCTAAGTTGGCGCCAAAGTCAGCGCGGCCAGAGCCTGTGACCGTGTAAAGATACTGCGCACCACCTTGTAAGCCGATGTTTTGCGTGAAGAAATACGCAAGACCGGCATTGGCATGCAAGTTCGTTTGCGTTTTCACTTCACTGCCCAAAACTTGGTTAAAATGCTGTACACCAACACCACCGCCAACATAGGGCTGAAGCGCAGCAGCATACGGACCAAAGTAATAATTGCCGTCGATGGCGTATTGCATCACAGAGACATCATCGAACGGTGAAATCCTTTGCTTAGTGCGGTTACCGGCCACACTCGCATTCACCAATAAGTGATTGCTGACAGCATAACCCACAGACGCGCCAACACCACCTTGGTTTTTCAAATGACGCTTACTGGCATACCAGGTGTAATTCGCAAACGGCGACAACACAAATGCACCCTCGCGCAATGCGGCATGCGCCGTCGAGGCCAAGCCCAAAGCGCCAGCCATAGCGCCCATTAATACTAGATTCGCTTTTTTCATACCCTTTCCTCTTTTACATGTGTTTGATGATGGCATCACCAAACTCAGAACATTTCAATAATTTCGCACCCGTCATCAAGCGCTCAAAGTCATAGGTCACTTCTTTTTGAGAAATCGCCCCTTCCATGCCTTTGATCACCAAGTCAGCGGCCTCAAACCAGCCCATATGACGCAACATCATTTCAGCCGACAAAATCAAAGAACCTGGGTTCACTTTGTCTTGACCCGCATACTTAGGTGCTGTGCCATGCGTGGCTTCAAAAAACGCAACCTCATCGCTTAAGTTTGCACCCGGCGCGATACCAATACCGCCGACTTGAGCCGCCAAAGCATCAGAGACATAGTCACCGTTTAAGTTCAGTGTGGCAATGACAGAGTACTCTGCCGGACGCAATAAGATCTGCTGCAAAAAGGCATCAGCAATTACGTCTTTGATAATAATGTCTTTACCTGTCTTTGGGTTCTTGAATGAGTACCAAGGTCCACCATCCACCTCTGTGGCACCAAATTCAGTTTTAGCCATTTCATAGCCCCAATCACGAAACGCACCTTCGGTGAACTTCATGATGTTACCTTTGTGAACCAAGGTCACAGAATCACGGTCGTTATCGATCGCGTATTGAATCGCGGCTTTCACCAAACGTGAGGTACCGGCTTTAGACACCGGCTTAATGCCAATACCGCAATGCTCAGGGAAACGAATTTTCTTCACACCCATTTCGTTTTGCAAAAAGTTAATCACTTTTCTCGCGCCTTCAGAATCCGCTTCCCACTCAATACCGGCGTAGATGTCTTCCGAGTTTTCACGAAAGATCACCATATTCGTTTTTTCTGGCGCTTTTACCGGGCTAGGCACACCTTGGAAATAACGCACAGGGCGCAAGCAAACGTATAAATCCAACACTTGGCGCAAGCTCACATTTAAAGAGCGAATACCGCCACCGACCGGTGTCGTTAAGGGGCCTTTGATCGCCACTTTATACTCACGCACCGCATCGAATGTTTCTTCAGGTAGCCAAGTGTTATCGCCATAAACGTTAAC
The DNA window shown above is from Gammaproteobacteria bacterium CG11_big_fil_rev_8_21_14_0_20_46_22 and carries:
- the gltA gene encoding citrate (Si)-synthase (type II enzyme; in Escherichia coli this enzyme forms a trimer of dimers which is allosterically inhibited by NADH and competitively inhibited by alpha-ketoglutarate; allosteric inhibition is lost when Cys206 is chemically modified which also affects hexamer formation; forms oxaloacetate and acetyl-CoA and water from citrate and coenzyme A; functions in TCA cycle, glyoxylate cycle and respiration; enzyme from Helicobacter pylori is not inhibited by NADH), which encodes MSTDKATLRFNDNTIELAVQTPTLGKQVADISALGKSGLYTFDPGFMSTASCESKITYIDGEAGQLLYRGYPIEQLAEQSTFMEVCYLLLHSELPSASELSAFEEAIKSHTAIEPVVESVIKAFAQDAHPMAMMMAASSALAALYPIDISDEKARIETVMRLIAQAPVMVALCKRHNAGEAFLAPRRDLSYSENFLYMLNAEKEGDAPNATIAKALDRIFVLHADHEQNASTSTVRLVGSTDTQACAAYAAGIGALWGPSHGGANEAALNMLIEIGDEENIEKYIAKAKDKSDPFKLMGFGHRVYKNFDPRAKIMRETCHEVLDEVGVKDSPLFKVAMKLQDIALEDEYFVSRKLYPNVDFYSGITQRAIGIPSNLFTNIFVLGRTPGWMSHWHEMLSAPYKIGRPRQLYTGSDKRNYVDLSSR
- a CDS encoding isocitrate dehydrogenase (NADP(+)) (Converts isocitrate to alpha ketoglutarate) yields the protein MSYDKIQVPNEGQKITIENGHVNVPNNPVIPFIEGDGIGADIMPVMKKVIDAAVEKAYNGEKKITWMEIYAGEKAVNVYGDNTWLPEETFDAVREYKVAIKGPLTTPVGGGIRSLNVSLRQVLDLYVCLRPVRYFQGVPSPVKAPEKTNMVIFRENSEDIYAGIEWEADSEGARKVINFLQNEMGVKKIRFPEHCGIGIKPVSKAGTSRLVKAAIQYAIDNDRDSVTLVHKGNIMKFTEGAFRDWGYEMAKTEFGATEVDGGPWYSFKNPKTGKDIIIKDVIADAFLQQILLRPAEYSVIATLNLNGDYVSDALAAQVGGIGIAPGANLSDEVAFFEATHGTAPKYAGQDKVNPGSLILSAEMMLRHMGWFEAADLVIKGMEGAISQKEVTYDFERLMTGAKLLKCSEFGDAIIKHM